A single window of Corythoichthys intestinalis isolate RoL2023-P3 chromosome 21, ASM3026506v1, whole genome shotgun sequence DNA harbors:
- the bricd5 gene encoding BRICHOS domain-containing protein 5 isoform X2 yields the protein MIGHRMLRCWNLPEGTLEGGCCMDGSSSTLHPIPKKALCVSLLASLLLILLALGLTGHLRLPQKHLQSSQAVRFTASDPNGILFLNQSAVVDQENGLVTFTVTTGVNQTSTVLFDTKHGIICYHPAYQERCLLWTMETSDYDNVRSLLQASAHQSQFQLSVNETQRRTEFFGVLAASQADISTLEEPIRLLCRGRTIHWTKRAEGPGRQRLVYFCIDICFPNNICMSVCFYYLPE from the exons ATGATTGGACACAGGATGTTGAGGTGTTGGAATCTTCCAGAGGGCACATTGGAGGGAGGATGCTGCATG GATGGGAGCTCCTCGACTTTGCACCCCATCCCCAAAAAAGCCCTCTGTGTCAGTCTCCTAGCCTCTCTGCTACTGATCCTTCTGGCTCTTGGTTTGACCGGACACCTTCGGTTGCCTCAAAAACACTTGCAG TCTTCACAGGCTGTTCGATTCACTGCCTCAGACCCAAATGGGATTCTGTTCCTCAACCAGTCGGCAGTTGTAGACCAGGAGAATGGCCTGGTGACCTTTACTGTGACCACAGGAGTGAATCAAACATCCACTGTGCTCTTTGATACCAAACAT ggaatAATATGTTACCATCCAGCATACCAGGAGAGGTGCTTGCTGTGGACAATGGAAACATCTGATTATGACAATGTACGCTCCCTACTTCAAGCGTCAGCACACCAG AGTCAGTTCCAGCTCTCTGTGAACGAGACCCAGAGGCGCACAGAGTTCTTTGGGGTCCTGGCTGCGAGTCAGGCAGATATCTCCACCTTGGAGGAGCCCATCAGGCTCTTGTGTCGGGGTAGGACCATCCACTGGACCAAGAGAGCTGAAG GGCCAGGCAGACAGAGGCTGGTCTATTTCTGCATTGACATCTGCTTTCCCAATAACATCTGCATGTCAGTTTGCTTTTACTACTTACCAGAGTAA
- the pgp gene encoding glycerol-3-phosphate phosphatase, with product MAGSKCVRLSGGLAKQLLDSVDSVLFDCDGVIWRGDEAIPGAPRVIELLKKHGKKVFFVTNNSSKTRKMYVDKMSTLGFNAAEDEVFGTAYCSAMYLKTVCKMQGKVYLIGSNAMKQELEAVGIQQTGVGPDHVFGKQTDWANVPLDPDVKAVLVGFDEHFSYMKLNRALQYLTRMDCLFVGTNRDTRLPLEGGTAVPGTGCLLQAVETAAQRQAATVGKPNHFMFDCVASKFGLDPGRCLMVGDRLDTDIMLGSNCGLKTLLTLTGVSTVADAEDNQKSGCTERQRMVPDYYVESIADLLPALQG from the exons ATGGCCGGGTCCAAATGCGTACGACTTAGCGGCGGGCTGGCGAAACAACTGCTGGACTCTGTGGACAGCGTCCTGTTTGATTGCGACGGGGTCATCTGGAGGGGCGACGAGGCCATCCCCGGTGCCCCTCGAGTCATCGAGTTACTCAAGAAACACGGCAAGAAAGTCTTTTTCGTGACCAACAATAGTAGCAAGACGAGGAAGATGTACGTGGATAAAATGTCCACGCTGGGCTTCAACGCGGCCGAGGACGAGGTGTTTGGGACCGCGTACTGCTCCGCTATGTACCTGAAGACTGTGTGCAAGATGCAGGGCAAAGTATATCTGATCGGCAGCAACGCCATGAAGCAAGAACTGGAGGCGGTCGGCATCCAGCAGACCGGAGTTGGACCGGACCACGTCTTTGGGAAGCAGACCGACTGGGCCAATGTGCCTCTCGATCCTGACGTGAAGGCGGTGCTGGTCGGTTTTGATGAGCATTTCAGCTACATGAAGCTGAACAGAGCTTTGCAGTACCTCACTCGTATGGACTGTCTGTTTGTGGGCACTAACAGAGACACCCGGCTGCCACTGGAAGGGGGCACGGCTGTCCcag GTACAGGTTGTCTACTGCAGGCTGTTGAGACCGCAGCCCAGCGCCAGGCCGCGACGGTCGGCAAACCCAACCACTTCATGTTTGATTGCGTGGCCTCTAAATTTGGCTTGGACCCCGGTCGATGCCTGATGGTGGGCGACCGCCTCGACACTGACATCATGCTGGGCTCCAACTGTGGCCTCAAGACACTCCTCACCCTCACTGGAGTCAGCACGGTGGCTGATGCCGAAGATAATCAGAAGAGCGGCTGCACGGAGAGGCAGCGGATGGTGCCAGATTATTATGTGGAGAGCATTGCCGATCTGCTCCCCGCCCTGCAGGGATGA
- the bricd5 gene encoding BRICHOS domain-containing protein 5 isoform X1 yields MIGHRMLRCWNLPEGTLEGGCCMDGSSSTLHPIPKKALCVSLLASLLLILLALGLTGHLRLPQKHLQSSQAVRFTASDPNGILFLNQSAVVDQENGLVTFTVTTGVNQTSTVLFDTKHGIICYHPAYQERCLLWTMETSDYDNVRSLLQASAHQQSQFQLSVNETQRRTEFFGVLAASQADISTLEEPIRLLCRGRTIHWTKRAEGPGRQRLVYFCIDICFPNNICMSVCFYYLPE; encoded by the exons ATGATTGGACACAGGATGTTGAGGTGTTGGAATCTTCCAGAGGGCACATTGGAGGGAGGATGCTGCATG GATGGGAGCTCCTCGACTTTGCACCCCATCCCCAAAAAAGCCCTCTGTGTCAGTCTCCTAGCCTCTCTGCTACTGATCCTTCTGGCTCTTGGTTTGACCGGACACCTTCGGTTGCCTCAAAAACACTTGCAG TCTTCACAGGCTGTTCGATTCACTGCCTCAGACCCAAATGGGATTCTGTTCCTCAACCAGTCGGCAGTTGTAGACCAGGAGAATGGCCTGGTGACCTTTACTGTGACCACAGGAGTGAATCAAACATCCACTGTGCTCTTTGATACCAAACAT ggaatAATATGTTACCATCCAGCATACCAGGAGAGGTGCTTGCTGTGGACAATGGAAACATCTGATTATGACAATGTACGCTCCCTACTTCAAGCGTCAGCACACCAG CAGAGTCAGTTCCAGCTCTCTGTGAACGAGACCCAGAGGCGCACAGAGTTCTTTGGGGTCCTGGCTGCGAGTCAGGCAGATATCTCCACCTTGGAGGAGCCCATCAGGCTCTTGTGTCGGGGTAGGACCATCCACTGGACCAAGAGAGCTGAAG GGCCAGGCAGACAGAGGCTGGTCTATTTCTGCATTGACATCTGCTTTCCCAATAACATCTGCATGTCAGTTTGCTTTTACTACTTACCAGAGTAA